The proteins below are encoded in one region of Marinobacter sp. F4206:
- a CDS encoding type I glyceraldehyde-3-phosphate dehydrogenase: MTETSPFRIAINGYGRIGQCVLRALYENGYRDHLQVVAINELSDIDTIAHLTRYDSTHGRFQGAIDVEGDDLLVNGDRIRILNHPDPADLPWRLLDVDLVLECSGAFSDRATAQKHIDSGAGHLLFSQPAESDVDRTVVFGINDSEVTGDDLIVAAGSCTTNCLVPVIKVLDDALGVEWGTTTTIHAAMNDQPVIDAYHHQDLRRTRSALHNIVPVDTGLARGIERLLPHMDGRFSSVAMRVPTLNVSAIDMVVNVRSATSVTAVNKLLEGAASGALSGILGYTDELLASSDFNHDSHSGVVDGGQTRVTGGHLVKVLCWFDNEWGFANRMLDVSRCWLSKTDN, translated from the coding sequence ATGACAGAGACCTCGCCGTTTCGCATTGCCATCAACGGGTACGGCCGAATCGGTCAGTGCGTGTTGCGGGCGCTTTATGAAAACGGCTATCGCGACCATCTTCAGGTGGTCGCGATCAATGAGCTGTCGGATATCGACACCATTGCCCACCTGACACGCTATGATTCCACCCATGGCCGGTTCCAGGGTGCCATTGACGTGGAAGGCGACGACCTGCTCGTAAACGGCGACCGGATCCGGATCCTGAACCACCCGGATCCCGCAGACCTGCCGTGGCGACTGCTGGACGTGGATCTGGTGCTTGAGTGCTCGGGAGCGTTCTCGGATCGGGCGACCGCCCAGAAGCACATTGATTCCGGGGCCGGGCACCTGCTGTTCTCGCAGCCCGCCGAATCCGATGTGGATCGCACCGTGGTGTTCGGTATCAACGACAGCGAAGTGACCGGCGATGACCTGATTGTTGCCGCCGGCTCCTGCACCACCAACTGCCTGGTCCCGGTGATCAAGGTGCTGGATGATGCCCTGGGTGTTGAGTGGGGCACCACAACCACCATCCACGCCGCGATGAACGACCAGCCGGTGATCGATGCCTATCACCATCAGGATCTGCGCCGCACCCGAAGTGCCCTCCATAACATCGTCCCGGTGGACACCGGGCTGGCGCGCGGAATTGAACGCCTGCTGCCCCACATGGACGGCCGTTTCAGTTCGGTCGCCATGCGGGTGCCAACGCTGAACGTGTCGGCCATCGATATGGTGGTTAATGTGCGCAGCGCCACGTCGGTGACGGCGGTTAACAAACTGTTAGAGGGCGCCGCAAGCGGTGCTTTAAGCGGTATCCTTGGTTACACCGATGAGTTGCTCGCCAGTTCCGATTTCAACCACGACTCCCATTCCGGCGTGGTCGACGGCGGCCAGACCCGGGTAACCGGAGGGCATCTGGTGAAAGTATTGTGCTGGTTCGACAATGAGTGGGGTTTTGCGAACCGGATGCTCGACGTCAGCCGGTGTTGGCTGAGTAAGACTGACAACTGA
- a CDS encoding chaperone modulator CbpM, with protein MSRNTETLTVEIVEQQATFTLREICERGDCHAELVLKMVSYGIIEPVEALEHEEVRNWEFDLTALLRLQKAMRLQRDLKMNLPGLAMSLELLDEVDTMRREIGRLRQQLDQFSQNQDRD; from the coding sequence ATGAGCAGAAACACCGAGACGCTGACGGTCGAGATTGTTGAGCAGCAGGCAACCTTCACGCTTCGCGAGATATGCGAGCGAGGTGATTGCCATGCGGAACTGGTCCTGAAAATGGTGAGTTACGGGATTATCGAGCCGGTTGAAGCCCTTGAGCATGAGGAAGTCCGGAATTGGGAATTCGACCTGACAGCACTACTGCGTCTTCAGAAGGCCATGCGGCTGCAGCGGGATCTGAAAATGAACCTGCCGGGGCTGGCCATGTCACTGGAACTCCTCGACGAAGTGGATACCATGCGCCGGGAAATCGGCCGGCTTCGTCAGCAGTTGGACCAGTTTTCGCAGAATCAGGATCGTGACTGA
- a CDS encoding DUF6435 family protein: MLGFLKGDPKKKLQKAYEDKLEKALHAQRNGDLRTHGTLMEEAEKIYAEIQKLSDGK; encoded by the coding sequence ATGCTCGGATTTTTGAAAGGCGATCCCAAGAAAAAGCTGCAAAAAGCCTATGAGGACAAACTCGAAAAGGCACTGCATGCCCAGCGCAACGGGGACCTTCGCACGCATGGCACACTGATGGAGGAGGCTGAAAAGATCTACGCGGAAATCCAGAAGCTCTCCGACGGAAAATAA
- the fba gene encoding class II fructose-bisphosphate aldolase (catalyzes the reversible aldol condensation of dihydroxyacetonephosphate and glyceraldehyde 3-phosphate in the Calvin cycle, glycolysis, and/or gluconeogenesis), whose translation MALISMRQLLDHAAEHGYGVPAFNVNNLEQMRAIMEAADKTDSPVIVQASAGARKYAGAPFLRHLILAAVEEFPHIPVVMHQDHGTSPSVCQRSIQLGFSSVMMDGSLGEDGKTPTEYDYNVDVTRRTVEMAHACGVSVEGELGCLGSLETGQAGEEDGIGAEGTLDHSQMLTDPEEAADFVQKTHVDALAIAIGTSHGAYKFTRPPTGDILAIDQIKAIHARIPDTHLVMHGSSSVPQEWLKIINEFGGEIPETYGVPVEEIVEGIKHGVRKVNIDTDLRLASTGAVRRFLAENPAEFDPRKFLKATMKAMTDVCIDRYEAFGTAGNASKIKPINLEQMFERYASGELDPKVK comes from the coding sequence ATGGCCCTGATTTCGATGCGGCAACTTCTGGATCACGCCGCCGAGCACGGTTACGGTGTGCCAGCCTTTAACGTAAACAACCTGGAGCAGATGCGGGCCATCATGGAAGCGGCCGACAAGACCGACTCCCCGGTGATCGTGCAGGCCTCCGCCGGTGCCCGCAAATACGCCGGTGCGCCGTTCCTGCGCCACCTGATTCTCGCGGCCGTTGAGGAGTTTCCGCATATCCCGGTGGTGATGCACCAGGATCACGGTACCAGCCCGTCGGTGTGCCAGCGCTCCATTCAGCTGGGCTTCAGCTCCGTGATGATGGACGGCTCCCTCGGTGAAGACGGCAAGACACCGACCGAGTACGACTACAACGTCGACGTGACCCGTCGCACCGTGGAAATGGCGCACGCCTGTGGCGTTTCCGTCGAAGGCGAGCTGGGATGCCTGGGCTCTCTGGAAACCGGTCAGGCCGGCGAAGAAGACGGCATTGGCGCGGAAGGCACCCTGGATCACAGCCAGATGCTGACCGACCCGGAAGAGGCGGCCGATTTTGTCCAGAAAACCCATGTCGATGCACTCGCCATTGCCATCGGTACCAGCCACGGCGCCTACAAGTTCACCCGTCCGCCGACGGGCGACATCCTGGCGATCGACCAGATCAAGGCCATCCACGCCCGGATTCCGGACACCCATCTGGTTATGCATGGTTCCAGCTCCGTGCCCCAGGAGTGGCTGAAGATCATCAACGAGTTCGGTGGCGAGATTCCGGAAACCTACGGTGTTCCGGTTGAGGAAATCGTGGAAGGCATCAAGCACGGTGTGCGGAAGGTCAACATCGACACCGATCTGCGCCTGGCCAGTACCGGTGCCGTACGTCGCTTCCTGGCCGAGAATCCGGCCGAGTTCGATCCGCGCAAATTCCTGAAAGCGACCATGAAGGCGATGACGGACGTCTGTATCGACCGTTACGAGGCCTTCGGTACCGCCGGCAACGCCAGCAAGATCAAGCCGATCAACCTGGAGCAGATGTTCGAGCGTTATGCTTCCGGCGAGCTGGATCCGAAAGTGAAGTAA
- a CDS encoding phosphoglycerate kinase, which translates to MAIKKMTDLNLAGKRVLIREDLNVPVKAGKVTSDARIRASLPTIKAARDAGAKVMLMSHLGRPEEGVYDEASSMKPVAEHLSAALGQDVRLIKDYLEGVDVADGEVVLFENVRFNKGEKKDNEELSRKYAALCDVYVMDAFGTAHRAQASTHGVARFAPEACAGPLLAAELEALGKALDNPAKPVVAIVGGSKVSTKLDVLNALEKVCDQIIVGGGIANTFLAAAGHPVGKSLCEHDLVDTAKDIAARVEIPLPVDVVVASEFAETAPATTKNISDVSEDDMILDVGPETAGKFADLLKNARTILWNGPVGVFEFDQFGNGTKALAEAIAESDAFSLAGGGDTVAAVDKYGVADKISYISTGGGAFLEFVEGKTLPAVAVLEERGA; encoded by the coding sequence ATGGCCATCAAAAAGATGACTGACCTGAACCTCGCCGGCAAGCGGGTGTTGATCCGTGAAGATCTGAACGTGCCGGTCAAGGCTGGCAAGGTGACCAGTGATGCGAGAATCCGTGCGTCACTGCCGACCATCAAGGCGGCGAGAGACGCCGGCGCCAAAGTCATGTTGATGTCCCACCTTGGCCGCCCGGAAGAGGGCGTTTACGACGAGGCTTCCTCCATGAAGCCGGTGGCCGAGCATCTGTCCGCCGCACTGGGCCAGGACGTTCGCCTCATCAAGGACTACCTTGAAGGTGTGGACGTTGCGGACGGCGAAGTCGTGCTGTTCGAGAACGTACGCTTCAACAAGGGCGAGAAGAAAGACAATGAGGAATTGTCCAGAAAGTACGCCGCCCTGTGTGACGTTTATGTCATGGACGCCTTCGGCACCGCCCACCGCGCCCAGGCCTCCACCCACGGCGTTGCCCGTTTCGCGCCGGAAGCTTGTGCCGGCCCGCTGCTGGCTGCTGAGCTGGAAGCTCTCGGGAAGGCTCTCGACAACCCCGCCAAGCCGGTGGTTGCCATTGTTGGTGGTTCCAAGGTATCCACCAAGCTGGACGTTCTGAACGCCCTGGAAAAAGTCTGCGACCAGATCATCGTCGGTGGTGGTATCGCCAACACCTTCCTCGCCGCTGCCGGTCATCCGGTTGGCAAGTCGCTGTGTGAGCACGACCTGGTGGACACCGCGAAAGACATCGCGGCCCGCGTGGAAATTCCGCTGCCGGTGGATGTTGTGGTTGCCAGCGAATTTGCCGAGACAGCCCCGGCCACCACCAAGAATATCTCGGATGTGTCCGAAGACGACATGATCCTGGACGTTGGCCCGGAAACCGCCGGCAAGTTCGCGGACCTGCTCAAGAACGCCAGGACCATCCTCTGGAACGGTCCGGTTGGGGTTTTCGAGTTTGACCAGTTTGGCAACGGCACCAAGGCGCTGGCCGAAGCCATTGCCGAAAGCGATGCTTTCTCCCTGGCCGGCGGCGGAGACACGGTTGCCGCCGTTGACAAATACGGCGTAGCTGACAAGATTTCCTACATTTCCACCGGCGGTGGCGCCTTCCTGGAGTTCGTGGAGGGCAAGACCCTGCCAGCAGTAGCGGTATTGGAAGAGCGGGGGGCTTAA
- a CDS encoding thioredoxin domain-containing protein, giving the protein MGEAKRRRETGAPAPKKSGNQPLYIGVAVLVLAAVAIGLFFLTAKPKPTSDELPVAAPNADAFPAELDQYGMSVGPADAPVVVREFADYQCPACGRFSDASQKLKEQYVEAGKVRFVYFDLPLQQHQNAMPAALAARCAGDQDAYWEMHDQLFAAQSEWSGSGDPVATFTRYAGDLGLEERRFRRCMTTELHREAVEQSRRVAMQLRVASTPTVLVDNIRLPRPGWGQLSAVVERELASKAD; this is encoded by the coding sequence ATGGGTGAAGCAAAACGTCGCAGGGAAACCGGAGCCCCTGCGCCCAAGAAATCTGGAAATCAGCCCCTTTATATCGGGGTGGCGGTGCTGGTATTGGCCGCGGTTGCCATTGGTCTGTTCTTCCTGACGGCCAAGCCGAAGCCTACCTCGGATGAACTGCCTGTTGCCGCCCCCAACGCCGATGCGTTCCCGGCCGAGCTGGATCAGTACGGTATGTCGGTGGGTCCGGCTGATGCCCCCGTTGTGGTGCGCGAGTTCGCTGATTATCAGTGCCCGGCCTGTGGCCGCTTTTCCGATGCCAGTCAGAAGCTGAAAGAACAGTACGTTGAGGCTGGCAAGGTCCGGTTTGTCTATTTTGACCTGCCGTTGCAGCAGCACCAGAATGCCATGCCCGCCGCACTGGCTGCCCGTTGTGCCGGAGACCAGGATGCCTATTGGGAAATGCATGACCAGCTTTTCGCGGCCCAGTCCGAATGGAGTGGCTCCGGCGATCCGGTTGCCACCTTCACCCGCTACGCCGGAGATCTCGGGCTGGAGGAACGGCGCTTTCGCCGGTGCATGACCACGGAATTGCATCGGGAAGCCGTGGAGCAGAGCCGCCGTGTGGCGATGCAACTGCGGGTTGCCAGCACACCGACGGTGCTTGTGGATAACATTCGCCTGCCCCGACCCGGCTGGGGACAGTTGTCCGCCGTGGTGGAACGGGAGCTGGCCAGCAAGGCCGATTGA
- a CDS encoding rhodanese-related sulfurtransferase, whose protein sequence is MSNDVVVCALYKFAVLNDYQSLRQPLLDIMLANDVHGTLLLAREGINGTIAGSREGIDAVKAWIDSDRRFDGIDYKESFVDIQPFKRTKVKLKKEIVTMGVDGVDPKRIVGTYVEAQDWNDLISDPEVVLVDTRNQYEVEIGTFRNAVNPATDTFREFPDYVKQNLDPSRHKKVAMFCTGGIRCEKSTAYLKEQGFEEVYHLKGGILKYLEEVPQEQSLWHGECFVFDDRVTVNHQLERGDYDQCHACRRPITEDDKQRPEYEQGVSCHQCIDSLTEEQKARFAERERQMRLAEQRGEAHVGGEAARIIAERKARKKAERERHAQKSVAGEKARKSAGA, encoded by the coding sequence ATGAGCAATGATGTAGTTGTCTGCGCGCTCTACAAGTTCGCAGTCCTGAATGATTACCAGTCCCTTCGCCAGCCGCTGCTGGACATTATGCTGGCCAACGACGTCCACGGGACACTGTTGTTGGCCCGTGAAGGGATCAACGGCACCATCGCCGGCAGCCGCGAAGGCATTGATGCGGTCAAAGCCTGGATTGACAGCGACCGGCGTTTCGACGGAATCGACTACAAAGAATCGTTTGTGGACATCCAGCCGTTCAAACGCACCAAAGTGAAACTCAAGAAAGAGATCGTCACCATGGGCGTGGACGGGGTCGACCCGAAGCGCATCGTTGGCACCTACGTGGAGGCCCAGGACTGGAATGACCTGATCTCCGATCCGGAGGTGGTGCTGGTCGATACCCGTAACCAGTACGAAGTGGAAATCGGCACGTTCCGGAACGCCGTGAACCCGGCTACCGATACCTTCCGGGAGTTCCCGGACTACGTGAAGCAGAACCTGGATCCGTCCCGGCACAAGAAAGTCGCGATGTTCTGCACCGGCGGCATTCGCTGCGAGAAATCGACGGCCTATCTGAAAGAGCAGGGCTTCGAGGAGGTCTACCATCTCAAGGGCGGCATTCTGAAATACCTCGAGGAAGTGCCCCAGGAGCAGAGCCTGTGGCACGGAGAGTGCTTCGTGTTTGATGACCGGGTGACGGTGAACCACCAGCTTGAGCGCGGCGACTATGACCAGTGCCACGCCTGCCGGCGCCCGATTACCGAGGACGACAAGCAGCGTCCTGAATACGAACAGGGTGTGAGCTGCCACCAGTGCATCGACTCGCTGACCGAGGAGCAGAAAGCCCGGTTTGCGGAGCGTGAGCGTCAGATGCGGCTGGCGGAGCAGCGCGGCGAGGCCCATGTCGGGGGGGAAGCCGCCCGCATCATTGCCGAGCGCAAGGCCCGTAAAAAGGCCGAGCGTGAACGCCACGCGCAAAAGAGCGTGGCAGGTGAAAAGGCCCGTAAATCAGCGGGAGCCTGA
- a CDS encoding nitronate monooxygenase family protein: MALPESISSNLTLPLVAAPMFLISGPELALACCKEGVVGSFPALNQRTSEGFEAWLEQMNSELDRFRQENPSAPLAPYAVNLIVHRTNPRWQADLELCVKHRVPIVITSLGAASQVVDAVHGYGGLVFHDVTNQKHARKAAEAGVDGVIAVAAGAGGHAGTINPVVLVHEIRDVFDGTILLAGGLSHGEDLLAAQAMGADLGYLGTRFINTVESQAEEAYRNMIIEAVSADIIHTPAVSGVPASFMRQSLEAAGYPMDKLNQAGDIDYGEKLKPVDDEAKAWKTVWSAGQGVSQIHDVLSVEALVGRLKTEYDAARTRLCG, from the coding sequence ATGGCCTTACCCGAATCCATCTCCAGCAACCTGACCCTGCCGCTCGTGGCGGCGCCGATGTTTCTGATCTCGGGCCCGGAGCTTGCGCTGGCCTGCTGCAAGGAAGGCGTGGTCGGCAGCTTTCCCGCCCTGAACCAGCGCACGAGCGAAGGCTTCGAGGCCTGGCTTGAACAGATGAACAGCGAACTCGACCGTTTCCGCCAGGAGAATCCTTCGGCCCCGCTGGCGCCTTACGCGGTCAATCTGATTGTCCATCGCACCAATCCGCGCTGGCAGGCGGACCTGGAATTGTGCGTCAAGCATCGGGTACCCATTGTCATTACCTCTCTGGGTGCCGCCAGCCAGGTTGTTGACGCGGTACACGGGTACGGCGGCCTGGTGTTTCACGATGTCACCAACCAGAAGCACGCGCGCAAAGCCGCCGAGGCGGGGGTAGACGGCGTCATCGCCGTGGCCGCAGGGGCCGGAGGCCATGCCGGCACCATCAACCCTGTTGTCCTGGTGCACGAAATTCGCGACGTCTTTGACGGCACCATTCTTCTGGCCGGCGGCCTGTCCCATGGGGAAGACCTGCTGGCAGCCCAGGCCATGGGCGCCGATCTGGGCTACCTGGGCACCCGCTTCATCAATACGGTTGAATCGCAGGCCGAGGAGGCCTACCGCAACATGATTATCGAGGCGGTGTCCGCTGACATCATCCACACACCGGCCGTTTCCGGCGTGCCCGCCAGCTTTATGCGCCAGAGTCTGGAAGCCGCGGGCTACCCGATGGACAAACTCAACCAGGCCGGCGACATTGATTATGGGGAAAAGCTGAAACCGGTGGACGACGAGGCGAAGGCCTGGAAAACCGTCTGGTCAGCGGGCCAGGGTGTCAGCCAGATTCACGACGTGCTCAGCGTCGAGGCCCTGGTCGGCCGCCTGAAAACGGAATACGACGCGGCCCGCACCCGACTCTGCGGTTGA
- a CDS encoding DnaJ C-terminal domain-containing protein, with protein MDFKDYYAALGVSESASPEDIKRAYRKLARKYHPDVSKETDADEKFKDVGEAYEVLKDPEKRAEYDQLRKYGARGDGSFEPPPGWQSASGFGGGGYTEADAAQFSDFFEEIFGGGGRAGGGFSRGGFGATGRAGGFRQNMRVRGEDVHARLSLFLEEVFHGCEKQVSFTVHQPDEHGHIMPRQKTLKVKIPAGMREGQHLRLKGQGSPGSGGGDAGDLLLEIELAPHPTFAVEGRDILVTMPITPWEAALGATVTVPTVGSRVNVKVPKGSSSGRKLRLKGKGFPGKHPGDQIVVLQVVMPEQHAPEAEKLYKQLAEAEKSFNPRSRLHV; from the coding sequence ATGGACTTCAAAGACTATTACGCCGCGCTCGGTGTGAGCGAGTCTGCCTCTCCCGAGGACATCAAGAGGGCTTACCGCAAGCTGGCCCGGAAATACCACCCGGACGTCAGTAAGGAAACGGATGCCGACGAAAAGTTCAAAGACGTCGGTGAGGCCTACGAAGTATTGAAGGATCCTGAGAAACGGGCCGAATACGACCAGTTGCGCAAGTACGGCGCCCGAGGGGATGGCTCGTTTGAGCCGCCACCGGGCTGGCAAAGTGCGTCCGGATTTGGCGGTGGCGGCTACACTGAAGCCGATGCCGCTCAATTCAGTGATTTCTTTGAGGAGATTTTTGGTGGTGGCGGTCGGGCCGGCGGTGGCTTCTCCCGTGGCGGATTTGGCGCAACCGGTCGGGCCGGCGGTTTCCGTCAAAACATGCGGGTTCGGGGTGAGGACGTTCACGCCCGGCTTTCGCTGTTTCTGGAGGAAGTGTTTCATGGCTGCGAAAAACAGGTCTCCTTCACGGTTCACCAACCGGACGAACACGGCCACATCATGCCTCGACAGAAGACCCTCAAGGTCAAAATTCCGGCCGGGATGCGGGAGGGGCAGCACCTGCGACTGAAAGGGCAGGGCTCGCCGGGCAGTGGTGGCGGGGATGCGGGTGACCTCTTGCTGGAAATTGAGCTGGCGCCGCACCCAACCTTTGCCGTCGAGGGGCGGGATATTCTGGTCACTATGCCGATTACGCCTTGGGAAGCCGCGCTTGGCGCCACTGTCACCGTGCCGACGGTCGGTTCGAGGGTGAACGTGAAAGTGCCCAAAGGATCGTCCAGCGGTCGGAAGTTGCGGCTCAAGGGTAAGGGATTCCCGGGCAAGCACCCGGGCGACCAGATTGTCGTTCTCCAGGTTGTGATGCCGGAGCAGCATGCACCGGAGGCAGAAAAACTCTACAAGCAACTGGCGGAGGCAGAAAAGAGCTTCAATCCACGCAGTAGGCTGCACGTGTAA
- a CDS encoding methyl-accepting chemotaxis protein: protein MTPRFLKQLITSRLLRPVFLILVIAGLAQVVVSQWLISNQVERLVETAGSALEASSTKVSESFGETREDVRGRLQTMREKTIDELASELTRQQTEQQERVASNVRNAVMAEAQGLANVLAAVAAPLIWDRDIPRLTDLVELADARESVLFAIYYDQYGERMTRYVDRTDDRVRTLMKQGEGRGAANRVLDAASRDPNVVIITADIKPQGSAIGQLKLGLSLEGINQDLAQLEQEFSATITGSIDASRQTLEAETEQVNQRLQQQLAGMGADTQARIHNTVESLNNEASSLAANLSILAIGSVLVLIVLVAAVLGGGLLPRVLRLSSAIWSIADGEADLTRRVSLKGRDELTEMARGMNQFIARIQELVSDVKASAESAAGQARAQGEISRDAVSAVNHQQREVADVSETMAAMSRSIAEVAASIQEVAGSVQTIGAESEATAGISRDVRDRLDAVVRNVESAVAAVNELNHQSTEINSVLSVIGAIAEQTNLLALNAAIEAARAGESGRGFAVVADEVRTLASRTQESTTEIQAIIERLQQGSRQAVSVIDQVSGQVAESSTEFRKADEHFEQINQLLGSLQERALTISSVAEEEGRHAGKVSVSVEDIARSSETTVEAIHRSDKASHQIGELLSALQAKASQFRV, encoded by the coding sequence ATGACCCCTCGTTTTTTGAAACAGCTGATCACAAGTCGGCTGCTAAGGCCTGTTTTCCTGATACTGGTTATCGCCGGTCTGGCGCAGGTTGTGGTCAGCCAGTGGTTGATTTCGAACCAGGTGGAGCGCCTGGTGGAGACTGCCGGCTCGGCCCTTGAAGCCAGCAGCACGAAAGTCAGTGAGTCGTTTGGGGAAACCCGTGAAGATGTGCGTGGTCGTCTGCAGACCATGCGAGAGAAGACCATTGACGAACTGGCCAGCGAACTGACCCGTCAGCAGACCGAACAGCAGGAGCGTGTGGCCAGTAATGTTCGAAACGCGGTTATGGCTGAGGCGCAGGGTCTCGCCAACGTGCTGGCGGCGGTTGCCGCGCCCCTGATTTGGGACCGGGATATTCCCCGCCTGACCGATCTGGTTGAGTTGGCGGATGCTCGTGAGTCGGTCCTGTTTGCCATTTACTACGACCAGTATGGCGAGCGCATGACCCGTTACGTGGACCGTACCGACGACCGGGTACGCACCCTTATGAAGCAGGGTGAGGGCCGGGGTGCGGCAAATCGGGTCCTCGATGCGGCAAGCCGTGACCCCAATGTGGTGATTATTACCGCCGACATCAAGCCTCAGGGCTCCGCCATCGGCCAGCTCAAGCTGGGTCTGTCCCTGGAGGGTATCAATCAGGATCTGGCTCAGCTGGAGCAGGAATTCAGCGCCACCATCACCGGTAGCATTGACGCCTCACGCCAGACTCTCGAAGCGGAGACGGAGCAGGTGAACCAGCGGCTTCAGCAGCAACTGGCCGGCATGGGAGCCGATACCCAGGCGCGAATCCACAACACGGTGGAGTCCCTGAACAACGAAGCCTCGAGTCTGGCGGCGAATCTCTCGATTCTCGCCATCGGCTCGGTGCTGGTGCTGATTGTCCTGGTGGCGGCGGTGCTCGGGGGTGGCCTGTTGCCGCGGGTGCTCCGGCTGAGTTCCGCAATCTGGAGCATCGCCGATGGCGAAGCCGACCTGACCCGACGAGTGTCCCTGAAGGGCCGGGACGAACTGACCGAAATGGCGCGGGGTATGAATCAGTTCATAGCGCGGATCCAGGAGCTGGTGTCGGATGTGAAGGCCTCGGCGGAGTCTGCGGCCGGGCAGGCCCGGGCGCAGGGGGAGATCAGCCGCGACGCCGTATCGGCGGTAAACCACCAGCAGCGGGAAGTGGCGGATGTCTCCGAGACGATGGCCGCCATGTCCCGGAGTATTGCCGAGGTGGCCGCCAGCATTCAGGAAGTGGCGGGTTCGGTGCAGACCATTGGCGCCGAGAGCGAGGCGACGGCGGGCATTTCACGGGATGTCCGGGACCGGCTTGATGCCGTGGTGCGCAATGTCGAGTCGGCGGTGGCCGCCGTCAATGAACTCAACCACCAGAGCACGGAAATCAACTCGGTGCTGTCGGTGATCGGTGCCATCGCGGAGCAGACTAACCTGCTGGCGCTGAACGCGGCCATCGAGGCCGCACGGGCGGGCGAGTCCGGCCGGGGGTTTGCGGTTGTTGCCGACGAGGTCCGCACACTGGCCAGCCGGACCCAGGAATCCACGACCGAGATCCAGGCCATCATCGAGCGGCTGCAGCAGGGCAGTCGCCAGGCGGTATCGGTGATAGACCAGGTCTCGGGGCAGGTTGCCGAATCCTCGACGGAATTCCGCAAGGCAGATGAGCACTTTGAACAGATCAATCAGTTGCTGGGCAGTCTGCAGGAGCGGGCACTGACCATCTCCTCGGTGGCTGAGGAAGAAGGGCGGCATGCCGGCAAGGTGAGTGTCAGCGTCGAGGATATCGCCCGATCTTCGGAAACCACCGTTGAGGCTATCCACCGCTCGGACAAGGCCAGTCACCAGATTGGCGAGCTGTTGTCGGCGCTTCAGGCCAAGGCCTCACAGTTCAGGGTGTAA